A region from the Kineothrix sp. IPX-CK genome encodes:
- a CDS encoding [FeFe] hydrogenase, group A, with protein MVNLKIDNRNICVEEGTTIMKAAAHAGIMIPHLCYLEGINEISACKVCVVEMQGKGKLITACNNAVEEGMVIYTNSPKVRAVRSINVELVLSQHDCHCATCVRSGNCNLQKMANDLGLTEISYPKVVEDAPWNQDYPLIRDFKKCIKCMRCVQVCDKVQDLHIWDVQNTGSRTTVDVSGHRNIEDTDCSMCGQCISHCPTGALRERNDIPKVFDILADPEKITIVQIAPAVRTAWGESLGLPEDVATEKRMAAALKQVGFDYVFDTNFAADLTIMEEANELLKRLPEIKESGLPMFTSCCPAWVRFMKSQYPQAAGRLSTAKSPQQMFGAVAKTYFAQKLNVSPDKICCISVMPCVAKKGEAAIPAMDVTGTGPDVDIVLTTRELTRLITAEHIKPELLEEVEFDSPLSENTGAGVLFGTTGGVMEAALRTAVFALTGNNPDPKGFGEVRGGEGQKEAVYFVDGTMVRTCTVSGLKNARLLMDDIMEKRKDYDFVEVMACPGGCVGGGGQPIWEDVKMTPQRSAKLYELDEERSLRYSHENPTIQRLYEEFLGEPLSEKSHHLLHTN; from the coding sequence ATGGTAAATTTGAAAATTGACAATCGGAATATCTGTGTGGAAGAAGGAACCACTATCATGAAGGCAGCGGCCCATGCAGGAATTATGATTCCGCACCTGTGTTATCTGGAGGGAATCAATGAAATCAGCGCTTGTAAAGTCTGCGTGGTAGAAATGCAGGGGAAGGGGAAGCTCATCACAGCCTGCAATAACGCGGTAGAGGAGGGAATGGTAATCTATACCAACTCACCTAAGGTGCGTGCAGTCAGAAGCATCAATGTAGAACTGGTTCTTTCCCAGCACGATTGCCATTGTGCGACCTGTGTCAGAAGCGGCAACTGTAACCTTCAAAAGATGGCTAACGACTTGGGGCTTACTGAAATATCCTATCCGAAAGTAGTAGAGGATGCGCCCTGGAATCAGGATTATCCTCTGATAAGAGATTTTAAGAAGTGCATTAAATGTATGCGCTGTGTACAGGTTTGTGATAAAGTTCAGGACTTACATATCTGGGATGTGCAAAATACCGGTTCCCGTACTACGGTTGATGTGTCCGGTCATCGCAATATCGAGGATACCGACTGCAGCATGTGCGGTCAGTGCATCTCACATTGTCCCACCGGCGCACTTAGAGAGCGCAATGACATTCCAAAGGTGTTCGATATCCTGGCCGATCCGGAGAAAATTACCATAGTCCAGATTGCTCCCGCAGTGCGTACCGCATGGGGGGAGTCGCTGGGATTGCCGGAGGATGTGGCAACTGAGAAGAGAATGGCGGCGGCTTTGAAGCAGGTGGGCTTCGACTATGTATTCGATACCAACTTTGCTGCCGATCTGACCATTATGGAAGAAGCCAATGAGCTGTTAAAAAGGCTGCCCGAAATCAAGGAAAGCGGACTGCCTATGTTCACCTCCTGCTGTCCGGCATGGGTACGTTTTATGAAAAGCCAATATCCTCAAGCGGCAGGCAGACTTTCTACTGCAAAATCTCCCCAGCAGATGTTCGGTGCGGTGGCGAAGACATATTTTGCACAGAAGCTAAATGTGTCGCCGGATAAAATATGCTGTATCTCCGTCATGCCATGTGTAGCCAAAAAAGGAGAGGCAGCGATACCGGCAATGGATGTGACAGGGACAGGTCCGGATGTGGATATCGTGCTGACGACCAGAGAGCTGACGCGGCTGATTACGGCAGAGCATATCAAGCCGGAACTGTTAGAGGAAGTAGAATTCGATTCCCCGCTTTCAGAGAATACGGGAGCAGGGGTTCTGTTCGGAACTACCGGAGGTGTAATGGAAGCGGCGCTTCGGACTGCGGTATTTGCCTTGACAGGGAATAATCCTGACCCTAAGGGCTTTGGTGAGGTACGGGGCGGAGAGGGACAAAAGGAAGCGGTCTATTTCGTGGACGGCACTATGGTTCGGACCTGTACGGTAAGCGGGCTCAAGAATGCCAGACTTCTAATGGATGATATTATGGAAAAAAGAAAGGATTACGATTTCGTAGAGGTCATGGCTTGCCCTGGTGGCTGCGTAGGAGGCGGAGGACAGCCTATTTGGGAAGACGTAAAGATGACACCGCAGCGTTCTGCCAAGCTGTATGAGCTGGATGAGGAAAGGAGTCTTAGATATTCCCACGAGAATCCTACCATACAGCGGCTGTATGAGGAATTTTTGGGAGAGCCGCTATCGGAGAAGTCTCATCATTTGCTGCATACTAATTAG
- a CDS encoding NAD(P)-binding protein, with the protein MSRLRISTPNQAQLTVERLYKDLERHIVASPPGLCPVDLQLSFLRVCHAQTCGKCVPCRVGLLQLSKMLEDVLENRATLATLDLMLRTASSIADSADCAIGYEAAGMVLAGLKGFREDYVYHIEHGKCSYGITQPVPCVALCPAGVDIPGYIALVGEKRYADAVTLIRKDNPFPTACALICEHPCEARCRRNMIDSSVNIRGMKRMAVDNARANTVPVPEKAPSTGKKVAIIGGGPGGLSAAYYLELMGHHAVVYEEKEKLGGMLRYGIPNYRFPRVRLDEDIEAILSTGVEVHTGKKVGKKEDDISLDKLRKKYDAVYIAIGAHIDKKMGIEGEDSAGVISAVEMLRSIGENNPPDFTGKRVIIVGGGNVAMDCTRSAIRLGAAQVGIAYRRRQEDMTALPEEVEGAIAEGAELYPLNAPIKIEADAKGNVTAVWIEPQIIGPIDAWGRARPVRADRELERIPCDIVVVAVGQGIESHHFQESGVPVKRGVIDALSESGFREIPGVFAGGDCVTGPATVIRAIAAGKVAAANIDEYLDYHHIISCDVEIPQVNYEDKEPCGRINLREREAGKRKNDFDEIECTMTEQEAEQEAGRCLRCDHYGYGNLKGGRAAIW; encoded by the coding sequence ATGAGTCGATTAAGAATTAGTACCCCCAATCAGGCCCAGCTTACAGTGGAGCGGCTGTACAAGGATCTGGAAAGACATATCGTCGCCAGTCCTCCGGGGTTATGTCCGGTGGATTTACAACTATCTTTTTTGAGAGTATGCCATGCCCAGACCTGCGGTAAATGTGTTCCCTGCCGCGTAGGGCTGTTGCAGCTTTCGAAGATGTTGGAAGATGTGCTGGAAAATCGAGCCACATTAGCCACATTGGATTTAATGCTGAGGACGGCGAGCAGTATTGCCGATTCTGCCGATTGTGCTATAGGCTATGAGGCAGCAGGCATGGTATTAGCAGGTTTAAAAGGTTTCCGTGAGGACTATGTCTATCACATTGAGCATGGAAAATGTTCCTACGGCATTACACAGCCTGTGCCGTGTGTGGCTTTGTGTCCGGCTGGTGTGGATATCCCCGGATATATCGCGCTGGTAGGAGAAAAGCGGTATGCGGATGCGGTAACGCTGATTCGTAAAGACAATCCTTTCCCTACCGCCTGTGCATTGATTTGTGAACATCCTTGTGAAGCTCGCTGCCGTCGTAACATGATCGACAGCTCCGTGAACATCCGCGGCATGAAACGCATGGCAGTTGACAACGCCCGTGCCAACACCGTACCCGTTCCTGAGAAAGCACCCTCTACAGGCAAAAAGGTAGCTATCATAGGAGGAGGACCAGGCGGATTATCGGCGGCCTATTATCTGGAGCTCATGGGCCATCATGCCGTAGTATATGAAGAAAAGGAAAAGCTGGGAGGCATGCTGAGGTACGGTATTCCGAACTATAGATTCCCAAGAGTACGTCTTGACGAAGATATTGAAGCGATTCTTTCTACGGGTGTGGAAGTGCATACGGGGAAAAAGGTTGGAAAAAAAGAGGACGACATCTCATTAGATAAACTGCGGAAGAAATACGATGCCGTATATATCGCTATCGGCGCACATATCGATAAAAAGATGGGCATTGAAGGAGAAGATTCGGCGGGCGTGATTTCCGCTGTAGAAATGCTTAGAAGTATCGGAGAAAACAACCCTCCCGATTTTACCGGAAAAAGGGTCATTATCGTGGGCGGCGGCAATGTCGCCATGGACTGTACTCGTTCGGCGATTCGCCTTGGTGCTGCGCAGGTAGGGATTGCCTATCGAAGAAGACAGGAGGATATGACAGCTCTTCCCGAAGAGGTCGAGGGAGCCATAGCCGAAGGCGCTGAGCTTTATCCCCTCAATGCGCCTATCAAAATTGAAGCGGATGCAAAAGGGAATGTTACTGCTGTCTGGATCGAACCCCAGATCATCGGTCCTATCGATGCATGGGGACGTGCCCGTCCGGTACGTGCCGATAGAGAATTGGAAAGGATACCTTGTGATATTGTTGTGGTTGCCGTAGGTCAGGGAATCGAATCGCACCATTTCCAGGAATCAGGAGTTCCGGTAAAAAGAGGGGTTATCGATGCCCTGAGCGAAAGCGGATTCCGTGAGATCCCCGGTGTTTTTGCCGGCGGTGACTGTGTGACCGGCCCCGCTACCGTTATTCGGGCCATTGCTGCGGGTAAGGTCGCCGCAGCTAACATTGACGAGTATCTGGACTATCATCACATCATTAGCTGTGATGTAGAAATCCCTCAGGTGAATTACGAGGATAAGGAGCCCTGCGGCAGAATCAATCTGAGGGAGCGCGAAGCGGGCAAACGAAAGAATGACTTCGATGAAATAGAATGTACCATGACGGAGCAGGAAGCGGAACAGGAAGCGGGCAGATGTCTGCGCTGTGACCATTACGGTTATGGAAATTTGAAAGGAGGCCGGGCTGCGATATGGTAA
- the pepT gene encoding peptidase T, which yields MSTVVDNFLKYVRLDTQSEDGRASTPSTAKQFDLAKLLVEQLEEMGAEEITLDKEYCYVYASIPASRGLESAPVLGFIAHMDTSPAVTGAGVKPRIVETYDGGDIVLNGEKNVVMRTNDFPELSYYIGKSLIVTDGTTLLGADDKAGIAEIMAMAQYLLTHPEIAHGKLRIGFTPDEEVGAGADYFDVDLFGADYAYTVDGGRLGELEYENFNAAGAKVTAYGRSVHPGDAKNKMINALLILQEFQAMLPAFQNPMYTEKYEGFYHLDSLTGNVEEAVSEYIIRDHDKEKFEQKKENFLRIGCFLNEKYREGTVVIDLKDSYYNMKEIIEKNMHLVDNAKAAMEEIGVTPIVIPIRGGTDGARLSFMGLPCPNICTGGHNFHGKYEYICVESMEKIVELLIRISQKYGLAQEDC from the coding sequence ATGTCGACAGTAGTAGATAACTTTTTGAAATATGTACGATTAGATACCCAGTCCGAAGACGGGAGGGCATCTACTCCCTCTACGGCAAAGCAGTTCGATTTGGCGAAGCTGCTTGTAGAGCAGCTCGAAGAAATGGGCGCAGAGGAAATAACTCTGGATAAGGAATATTGCTATGTATATGCGTCCATTCCTGCATCGAGGGGGTTGGAGAGTGCTCCGGTTCTAGGATTTATCGCCCATATGGATACTTCTCCGGCAGTGACGGGGGCGGGCGTAAAGCCCCGTATCGTGGAGACTTATGACGGAGGCGACATTGTTCTGAATGGGGAGAAGAACGTAGTGATGCGGACGAATGATTTCCCCGAGCTTTCCTATTATATTGGAAAAAGCTTGATCGTGACGGACGGAACTACGTTGTTAGGAGCCGATGATAAAGCAGGAATCGCGGAAATCATGGCTATGGCGCAGTACCTTCTGACGCATCCGGAAATCGCTCATGGAAAACTGCGAATCGGTTTTACTCCGGACGAAGAAGTGGGAGCCGGAGCCGATTATTTTGATGTGGATTTATTCGGAGCTGATTATGCTTATACGGTGGACGGCGGCAGACTGGGGGAGCTGGAATACGAGAACTTCAATGCGGCAGGGGCAAAAGTAACCGCATATGGCCGGAGCGTACATCCCGGCGATGCCAAGAATAAGATGATAAATGCTTTGCTTATACTTCAGGAATTTCAAGCTATGCTTCCCGCATTTCAGAATCCTATGTATACGGAGAAGTACGAGGGCTTTTATCACTTGGATTCGTTAACAGGAAATGTGGAAGAAGCGGTTTCCGAATACATCATACGTGATCATGACAAAGAGAAATTTGAGCAGAAAAAGGAAAACTTTCTTAGGATAGGGTGCTTTCTGAACGAGAAATACAGAGAAGGCACTGTAGTCATTGATTTAAAGGATTCTTATTATAATATGAAAGAAATCATAGAGAAGAATATGCACTTGGTAGATAATGCCAAAGCAGCCATGGAGGAAATCGGCGTGACACCCATAGTCATCCCGATCCGAGGCGGCACTGACGGTGCGAGGCTTTCCTTCATGGGGCTTCCTTGCCCCAATATCTGCACGGGTGGGCATAATTTTCATGGAAAGTACGAATATATTTGTGTGGAATCTATGGAGAAGATCGTGGAGCTGCTGATACGTATTTCTCAGAAATACGGCCTGGCACAAGAAGACTGCTGA
- a CDS encoding methyl-accepting chemotaxis protein: MTREQYLRIDKKVFVIIACTLIFSAVSMLNDVRGESAQLQNYIGLFTPIVLLIVSIIGFMICKGRRICGSVLTGSGALTFIVLMSVSTFSSTYIYAFPMIIGAMMYLNVRFAVAGTIAIVIGNTIWTIEDVAAGRLVWDDTVIRWGISLIICATAYVSLKLIQQFNEEKMDSISAVAQEQAKAADKMVQTADNIGVDFERANELLKRLQESVNSNSSAMQNIAESTESTAQSIQEQAAMCSNIQESADVAGKETSKIAEVSLTTSENVAEGVGLVNSLKEQAKGVEEASRQTVSATARLTTSVDEVKHIVGDIMNISSQTNLLALNASIEAARAGEAGKGFAVVADEIRQLSDQTKGATERITGIISELIEDARSASESLDHSVGFINEQTKMIEVTKEKFETINDEVIELAGSINNLEQTMEDIMQATGVISDNISQLSATGEEVAASSQEGVKSAEESVGQMVECRRMLESIHELAQELRTYAK, encoded by the coding sequence ATGACAAGAGAACAATACCTAAGAATTGATAAGAAAGTTTTTGTGATTATAGCATGTACGCTTATTTTCAGCGCGGTATCCATGCTAAATGATGTGAGAGGAGAGAGTGCACAGCTTCAGAATTACATTGGCTTGTTCACTCCGATCGTGCTGTTAATAGTCAGTATCATCGGCTTCATGATTTGCAAAGGAAGAAGGATATGCGGTTCCGTGCTGACCGGGTCGGGAGCACTGACCTTTATCGTGCTCATGTCCGTGAGTACCTTTTCTTCGACTTATATCTATGCCTTTCCTATGATCATAGGGGCGATGATGTATCTGAATGTACGGTTTGCTGTGGCAGGTACTATAGCCATAGTCATCGGTAATACGATATGGACAATAGAGGATGTGGCGGCCGGAAGGCTGGTATGGGATGACACTGTTATCCGCTGGGGAATATCGCTTATCATATGTGCGACTGCCTATGTGTCGCTGAAGCTGATACAGCAGTTTAATGAAGAAAAGATGGACAGCATCAGTGCAGTAGCCCAAGAACAGGCGAAGGCAGCGGATAAAATGGTCCAGACTGCGGATAATATAGGCGTGGATTTCGAGCGTGCCAATGAATTGTTAAAGCGGCTTCAGGAAAGCGTGAATTCCAACAGCTCCGCTATGCAGAACATTGCGGAAAGTACGGAGAGCACGGCGCAATCCATTCAGGAGCAGGCGGCGATGTGCTCCAACATTCAGGAGAGTGCGGATGTGGCAGGGAAGGAAACCTCCAAGATAGCAGAGGTATCTCTTACTACCTCTGAGAACGTAGCGGAGGGTGTAGGCCTTGTCAACAGCCTGAAGGAACAGGCTAAGGGCGTGGAGGAAGCAAGCCGCCAGACGGTAAGCGCCACAGCCAGACTGACAACCAGCGTGGATGAAGTGAAGCATATTGTTGGGGATATTATGAATATTTCCTCCCAGACCAATCTGCTCGCTTTAAACGCATCCATCGAAGCTGCGAGAGCGGGAGAAGCGGGTAAAGGCTTCGCTGTAGTGGCGGATGAAATCAGACAGCTTTCGGATCAGACGAAGGGTGCGACAGAGAGGATTACGGGAATCATTTCCGAGTTGATAGAGGATGCCAGGAGTGCGTCGGAGAGCTTGGATCATTCCGTAGGTTTCATTAACGAGCAAACGAAGATGATAGAGGTCACGAAAGAGAAATTCGAGACGATTAACGATGAAGTAATTGAGCTTGCAGGAAGTATCAATAACCTGGAGCAGACTATGGAAGACATTATGCAGGCTACCGGAGTAATTTCCGACAATATTTCCCAGCTTTCGGCGACAGGAGAAGAAGTTGCGGCATCTTCGCAGGAGGGCGTGAAGTCCGCTGAGGAGTCTGTGGGCCAGATGGTAGAGTGCAGGCGTATGCTGGAATCGATACATGAGCTGGCGCAGGAGCTTAGAACCTACGCAAAATAA
- a CDS encoding hemolysin family protein has translation MDSDPVARTITLQLLFLVFLTLVNAFFAGAEMAVVSVNKNKIKRLAGGGNKKAALILRLSENSTSFLSTIQVAITFAGFFSSASAATGISQILAGKMEELSIPYSGTLAVVIVTLILSYFTLVFGELVPKRVALQKAEGFSLFCVTPIYYVSIAMAPFIKLLSLSTNGFLHLIGMKSASLEEEVSEEEIKSLLETGQETGVFNDIEKEMITSIFSFDDKKAKEVMTPRQDMIAIDISKYRDEYLDTILQSRRSRIPVYDKNMDTIIGILSVKDFMIKAKEQSFTNVDIRTLLQKPYFVPENQKIDKLFQEMQKSKIHMAVLVDEYGGVSGLVTLEDLIEEIVGDIWEEYEEADTGIVELSSGAYHIPGSMLIYDLNEELHLHLTSNCDTLSGYLIEQLGYIPEEGQLPLTIKTPEANFSITELKDRVITSATAEIINKQKENES, from the coding sequence ATGGACAGCGACCCTGTCGCCCGAACGATTACTTTACAACTTTTATTTCTAGTATTTTTAACACTGGTGAACGCGTTTTTCGCAGGAGCCGAAATGGCTGTAGTTTCCGTCAATAAGAACAAAATCAAGCGGCTGGCAGGGGGAGGCAACAAGAAGGCGGCTTTGATACTTCGCCTTTCGGAGAATTCCACTAGTTTTTTATCTACCATTCAGGTAGCGATAACGTTCGCGGGCTTTTTCTCCAGTGCATCCGCAGCGACAGGTATTTCTCAGATACTCGCAGGTAAAATGGAGGAGCTTAGTATTCCCTATAGCGGAACGCTCGCTGTGGTAATCGTCACATTGATTTTGTCCTACTTCACACTTGTCTTCGGAGAACTGGTGCCGAAGAGAGTGGCATTGCAGAAGGCGGAGGGATTCAGCCTCTTCTGTGTAACTCCTATTTACTATGTATCCATTGCCATGGCGCCTTTTATCAAGCTTCTTTCCTTATCTACCAATGGATTCCTTCATCTCATCGGAATGAAGTCCGCTTCTCTCGAGGAGGAGGTATCCGAGGAGGAAATAAAGTCCCTTTTGGAAACAGGACAGGAAACGGGCGTTTTCAATGATATCGAGAAGGAGATGATCACTTCCATTTTTTCCTTCGATGATAAGAAGGCGAAGGAAGTGATGACCCCGAGGCAGGATATGATTGCTATAGATATTTCCAAGTACCGGGATGAATATTTGGACACCATATTGCAGAGCAGGCGTTCCCGTATTCCCGTCTACGACAAGAACATGGACACCATCATCGGAATTCTTTCCGTGAAGGACTTCATGATCAAGGCCAAGGAGCAATCCTTTACCAATGTAGATATAAGGACTCTTTTGCAGAAGCCTTATTTCGTTCCGGAGAACCAAAAGATCGACAAGCTTTTTCAGGAAATGCAGAAAAGCAAGATCCATATGGCCGTTTTGGTGGATGAATACGGTGGTGTATCGGGTCTCGTCACGTTAGAAGACCTGATCGAAGAAATTGTGGGAGATATTTGGGAAGAATATGAAGAAGCGGATACGGGTATTGTAGAGCTTTCTTCCGGCGCATACCACATTCCCGGCAGCATGCTCATTTACGATTTGAACGAGGAGTTACACCTTCACCTCACGAGCAACTGCGATACTCTGTCCGGATATTTAATTGAGCAGCTAGGGTATATCCCTGAGGAAGGCCAGCTTCCGCTTACCATTAAGACACCGGAAGCAAACTTTTCCATTACGGAGTTAAAAGATCGTGTCATTACTTCTGCTACGGCAGAAATAATAAATAAACAAAAGGAGAACGAATCATGA
- a CDS encoding sodium ion-translocating decarboxylase subunit beta codes for MNFIIEGIMSVTWQQIVMYFVGVLLIWLAIKKEYEPSLLLPMGFGAILVNLPASGVINQVLEGVGETHGIIQWLFEVGIEASEALPILLFIGIGAMIDFGPLLSKPIMFLFGAAAQFGIFAAILLATLLGFDLKDAASIGIIGAADGPTSILVSQILHSKYIGAIAVAAYSYMALVPIVQPFAIKLVTTKKERRIRMDYKPSQVSKSMRIAFPIIVTFIVGFIAPSSVSLVGFLMFGNLLRECGVLGTMSDTAQNALANLITLLLGITISFSMKAADFVNTDTLLVMLIGLAAFVLDTMGGVLFAKFINLFIPHNKINPMVGAAGISAFPMSSRVVQKMAMKEDPGNVLIMQAAGANVSGQIASVIAGGLVINLVTNYLK; via the coding sequence ATGAATTTTATTATTGAAGGAATTATGTCAGTAACATGGCAGCAAATTGTTATGTACTTCGTCGGCGTTTTGCTGATCTGGCTCGCTATAAAGAAGGAATACGAGCCGTCACTGCTTTTACCGATGGGCTTTGGCGCCATTCTTGTCAACCTTCCCGCTTCCGGTGTAATCAATCAGGTGCTCGAAGGCGTAGGCGAAACCCACGGTATTATCCAGTGGTTGTTTGAAGTCGGCATTGAAGCTTCCGAAGCATTGCCAATCCTGCTCTTTATCGGTATCGGAGCTATGATCGACTTTGGTCCTCTGCTTTCCAAGCCTATCATGTTCTTATTCGGCGCTGCCGCTCAGTTCGGTATTTTTGCCGCTATCCTCCTTGCGACTCTTCTCGGATTCGACTTGAAGGATGCTGCTTCTATCGGTATCATCGGTGCTGCCGACGGCCCTACATCAATTTTGGTATCCCAGATACTACATTCCAAATATATCGGTGCCATAGCCGTGGCCGCTTACTCTTACATGGCCCTCGTACCGATCGTTCAGCCTTTTGCTATTAAGCTGGTTACGACGAAGAAGGAACGCCGTATCCGTATGGACTACAAGCCCTCTCAGGTTTCCAAATCCATGCGTATCGCATTCCCTATCATCGTTACCTTTATCGTTGGATTCATCGCTCCGTCTTCCGTTTCGCTCGTTGGTTTCCTTATGTTCGGTAACCTGCTTCGTGAATGCGGAGTACTCGGTACGATGTCCGATACGGCACAGAATGCTCTTGCTAACCTGATCACACTTTTACTCGGTATCACCATCTCCTTCAGTATGAAGGCTGCAGATTTCGTAAATACCGATACCTTACTGGTTATGCTGATCGGTCTTGCCGCATTCGTACTCGACACCATGGGCGGCGTGCTCTTTGCAAAATTTATCAACCTCTTCATACCTCACAACAAGATCAACCCTATGGTCGGTGCGGCAGGTATCTCCGCATTCCCCATGTCTTCACGTGTTGTACAGAAAATGGCTATGAAAGAGGACCCGGGCAATGTTCTTATCATGCAGGCTGCGGGTGCTAACGTATCCGGACAGATTGCTTCCGTTATCGCCGGAGGACTTGTTATTAACCTTGTAACCAACTACTTGAAGTAA